The genome window CATGTGTGTAATGACGACCGCATCGAGCGCCGCATAATCCATCGCCGTTCGCAAGGCCGAAATCGCACCGCTACCGGCGTCCAATACGATCGACGTTGCGGCGGCTCGCAGTAGATACGAACTGCACGCGCGTCCCGGGCGCGGAACCGACGGACTCGACCCGAGGACGCGCAGGCGCAGTCCACCGGTCACGCTAGCGACGCGAGCACCGCCTGCACGTGACCGACGACTTTCACGTTCGGCCAGACCTTGACGATCGAACCGCCGGCGTCGATGACGAAGGTCGAACGCGCCAGACCCATCCGTTTTATACCGTACATCGTCTTCTCGACGATGACGCCGAACGCGTCGCACAACCGGGAATCCGTGTCGGCGATCAACGGATACGGGATGCCGTACTTCTTTTTGAACCGCTGGTGCGACTCGACCGAATCGCGGCTGACGCCGACGATCGTCGCGCCGCGCCGTTCGAACTCGTCGAACGCGTCGCGAAACTGTGCGGCTTCGCTGGTGCAGCCCGGCGTATCGTCCTTGGGATAGAAATACAACACCAGCGTACCCGCGGCCAAATCGGTCGTCGACAGATGACGGCCCGCGTCATCGACGACGTCGAGCTTGGGCAATCGGTCTCCAGCTTGCAGCATACGTGAGAAACTCTACCTTCCTTCGATTGGCGAAACCGGCTGTGCGAACTGCTCGAGCGGAACGAGAAACAGCAGCCGGTCGCCGGGCTCGACTTGGTCGCGAAATCCGCGTATCGCAACCGCTTCTCCGGAGGCGTCCGCGTTCCGCCGCCACACATACAGCGGAACCCATTGAACGCGATAGCCGGGCCGCTCGGGCGGTGCGGGCGGCGGAACGTTGTTCGCATCTTGTACCCGCTCGGCTAGTTGAAACGACGCTGGGCCGTTCGGCCCGTCGAGATCGAATCGTCCGCGCGTGCTTTCGAAGCGCGCCAATCCGGCGATCGTCGCCGCCGTCAGTTCTGTGGTCGAAAACGATGCAATACCGAAATGCCGGTCGATCGAACGCCCGAACGCAAGATCGTCGATGCGCAGCACGATGCCGAGGTCGTCGTCGCCCGGCGTACGCTGTCGCGAACGCGCGCCCAAAGCCGCTTCCAAATTCGCAGTATCGCTGTTCGTGACGCCGACCAGTCCGAGCGCACGCTCGGGCGAACACAGCGCGATCGTTTCGTCGTTGGTCGCATCCCCCGTGAGCAGATCGATCTTGCGATCGCGCGCCATCTCGATGAGGACGCTATCGGGCGACTTTTCTACCACCACCACGCGTTCG of Candidatus Tumulicola sp. contains these proteins:
- a CDS encoding peroxiredoxin, which gives rise to MLQAGDRLPKLDVVDDAGRHLSTTDLAAGTLVLYFYPKDDTPGCTSEAAQFRDAFDEFERRGATIVGVSRDSVESHQRFKKKYGIPYPLIADTDSRLCDAFGVIVEKTMYGIKRMGLARSTFVIDAGGSIVKVWPNVKVVGHVQAVLASLA